The sequence TGCCCAGTAGGGGCACGCGTCAATGCATTGCTTGCAGCCAATGCACCAGTTGTAGTCGATCACCACGATGCCGTCCGGCTCGCGATAAGTCGTCCGCACCGGGCAGACCTTGACGCAGGGCGGCTTTTCGCACTGCATGCAGGCCATCGGCATATACAAGGCATCCTTCTCGGGAACCTGTTCGGGCCGATAGTAATTCTCACCTTCCAGCGTGACCCCGGCGGCGCTGTAGGCATTGCCGCCCACCTGAATCCCCGTGTCGCTGGGGTAACCCTTGTTCATTTTTTCCTGGGTGAACTCACCCTTTTTCATTTTCAGGACTTGAATCCACTCAATTTCTTTTCCCTTGTGGGATTCATCGCCGCGCGACTGATTATTTTCCTGGACACAGGCCTTCACGCACCGGCGGCAACCGATGCATTTCTGAATATTCAGTGCATAGCCGAATAACACCCCCTCCTTTGCTGGCGTGGTGTCGACCGTGACCGGCTTGCCGTACTCGCTCGAGTAGCGCATCTCCAGCCGGGCTTTCGCCTGCGCCTTCTCCTTGTCGGTCATCAGGCGATAGTTGCCTTGGAACCACTCGGCCCACTCCATCTTCGCCTGGGCGTCATCGGAGTTGGTCAGCAGTGCTGCGGCGCCCATTAGGGAAGCGATGCCGAGGCCGCCCGCGTCTTTCAGAAAACCGCGCCGCGAGGAATTGACCGTCCTTCCGGGCTTCTTCGCCTGCCCCAGCCGGGATTCGCGCTGCGATGGCGGCTCCTTGTCAAGGTCGACGCGGGAGGCTTTTTTTTCTTGTGGCACCATTTTTCCTGATGTGGCTCAACTGTTAGGTCGTGGGAGCGGGCGCGCGGTAACACCGGTAAGAACTACGGCACTCATGCCCGCAACGCCGCCAGCCAAGGTTGTCGCTACGACGCGGTCGCGGCGGTGGCAATTAGTCAGGACCGATTGGCAAGCTCGACCAGATCCTGAACATCTCCCCCCCGATTCTTGACCAACCAATGCGTTAGATCGCGGCTCGACAAAAGTGCTTCCACCTTGCCGTTTTCCACAATCGGCAGGTGCCGGAAATGCTTCTTGGTGACTAACTCCATCGCATCGTCCACGGTCATCTCGGGCGAGACGCAGTAGGGATTTGTCGTCATTACCTCGACGACTCTAGTATCGCGGGGATCGCGGCCGGCAGCCAGCACTCTGCTCAGCGCATCCCGCTCGGTGAAAATGCCGACCAGCTTTCCGCTATCCATGACGGTCAGGGCACCGATTTTGTTGTCGGTCATCTTGCGTACACACTCCACTACCAGAGCATCGGCTTCCACTGAATGTGTCGTGCCGGCTTCATCACTTAGTATTGTCTGCAAAGTGGCTGCGTGCTTGTCCGGCAATTGCCTGAAGCACACAAAGACGACGGTGACAATCGTGCTCAGAACAAGCACGTACAGTCCCGCTTCTCCAACGAACATCTGTGCGTCCTCGACCTGCAAAGCAAACGCCGCGGGGGAAAACAGTGCGAATCCGATAACGGCGGCCGACCTATCAAGAAGCTTTCTCATCGCTAATCTCCTCTGCGGAAGGGTTGACGACTAACCTGGCTCTCGCCTTGCGTCCGGCCTAAGGGCTCCGGCCCAGCGTTGCGAGCAGCCATCCATTCGAATTGCGCGCGACACTCCTGCGGCCCGGCAACCAGAACCGAGGCAGTAGCCAAATCAAGCAGTTTGGGTATACGCTCCATGCCAAGACCTTTGTTCACCGTGCCCCCCCGTGCTGCTCCTCAGGTGCGCCTTGCAATGCGCTCGCGCCCTCCGATGCATTGCAATTGACACTATCATGTGCAAAGCCCGGTGATTGCACCAGAGGCGATGGTCATGAATTGGCAGGGACATTGGTCCTTTTTGCGACGGGACCTAGGTCGATAGACGCCCAGAATGTGCTTGTTATAATTTGTTTCACCACTACCACGATCTCCGGCGGCCGCCATGAGCTTTTCCGTTCGAATGAGCCTCACCCACAAACCGCTGGTCAGCGGGTTCGCCGTGCTGCTGGTCGGGATGCTGGCGTTGGGCACCTGGCTCAGCGGGGCGATTGAGAAAAGAATGATTCGTCACGAAGGGGAGCTGTTCACCCTGTATATGGACAGCGTCCTCTCCGACCACGCTCAGACCCTCGCCAGCGGCGGGTTGCTGAGCGATGCCGACATGCTTGCGCTGGACAAGCTGCTTCACGGAACGATGCTCGGAGAGCGTATCGTGGCATTCAAGTTGTGGTCACGCGACGGACGCGTCCTCTATAGCACTGATCTCACCCAGATCGGTCTGCAATCTGCGATAACACCCGCCCTTGCCGCCGCGTTTCGGGGCGAGACGCAATCGCGGATGGTCACACTCGAGGATGAAGAACGCCGGCTCCAGGGCGCGCACGGGTCGGAGCTCATCGAAATCTACGCGCCGGTACACCAAGCGAAAAACGGATCGATCCTGACGGTTGCGCAGATCCACCAGATGACCGATGCCCTGGACCAGGTCGTCGGCACGGCCCGGCTGCAAAGCTGGATGGCGGTGATCGCGGCAGCGACAGTCATGTATCTGTTGCTTGCCGCCCTGATCATGCCCGCGAGCAACACCCTCATCGCCCAGAAGCAGCAACTGCAGGAGAAAGTCTCCCAGCTCACGAACCTGTTGGCGGAGAAGGAGCAGGTCCATGAGCGGGTGGCCCGCGCCGCAGGAGGCACGACAGCGCGCTACGAGCGCTCGCTGCACCGTATTGCGGTCGATCTGCACGATGGCCCGGTCCAGGGAATTGCCCTTGCGGCCATGCGCCTGGAAACATTGGCGGACATGTGCCGCGCCTGCAGCTCGGCGATCGGCGCGAAGTCCACGGTGGCCGACGATTTCAAGAGACTTCAGGAAGCGCTGAATTCGGCGCAGCAAGACGTGCGGTCGCTTTCCAAGGGGCTGCACTTGCCCAATATCGAGGAACTGTCTCTGGCCGACGTCGCGCGGCGCGTGGTGCGCGACTACAAGCGCTCCTCTGGAATGGACGTCGAGCTGACAATCAACAACGTACCTGAGGACGGGCCGCTGCCTGTCAAGATCACCTTGTTTCGTCTTCTGCAAGAGTCGCTGGCCAATGGATTCCGCCATGGCGGCGCAGTAAAGCAGCACATCGTACTGGGCACCTCGGACAGCCTGCTGCAGGTTGTAGTGCGCGACGAAGGAAAAGGCTTCGATACGCATGCCACGGAAACCGAGGGCCACCTGGGTCTCGAAGGCATGCGGGAGCGCGTCGAGATTCTGGGTGGAACGTTTTACGTATGGAGCGCTGTAGGTCAGGGAACGGTGGTGCGGGCCGATATACCCTTGACGGGCGGCGAGGGCGCATGACTGAACCCATCCGCATCGTTATCGCCGACGATCATCCGCTGTTCC comes from Candidatus Binatia bacterium and encodes:
- a CDS encoding 4Fe-4S dicluster domain-containing protein, producing the protein MVPQEKKASRVDLDKEPPSQRESRLGQAKKPGRTVNSSRRGFLKDAGGLGIASLMGAAALLTNSDDAQAKMEWAEWFQGNYRLMTDKEKAQAKARLEMRYSSEYGKPVTVDTTPAKEGVLFGYALNIQKCIGCRRCVKACVQENNQSRGDESHKGKEIEWIQVLKMKKGEFTQEKMNKGYPSDTGIQVGGNAYSAAGVTLEGENYYRPEQVPEKDALYMPMACMQCEKPPCVKVCPVRTTYREPDGIVVIDYNWCIGCKQCIDACPYWARRFNFTTPNLPKEEMNPVTHYMGNRPRMRGVVEKCTWCVQRTRSGRYPACVEVCPVGARKFGNLLDPESEVSRILARKNVFRLKAELNTYPKFFYYFD
- a CDS encoding CBS domain-containing protein, yielding MRKLLDRSAAVIGFALFSPAAFALQVEDAQMFVGEAGLYVLVLSTIVTVVFVCFRQLPDKHAATLQTILSDEAGTTHSVEADALVVECVRKMTDNKIGALTVMDSGKLVGIFTERDALSRVLAAGRDPRDTRVVEVMTTNPYCVSPEMTVDDAMELVTKKHFRHLPIVENGKVEALLSSRDLTHWLVKNRGGDVQDLVELANRS
- a CDS encoding sensor histidine kinase yields the protein MLLVGMLALGTWLSGAIEKRMIRHEGELFTLYMDSVLSDHAQTLASGGLLSDADMLALDKLLHGTMLGERIVAFKLWSRDGRVLYSTDLTQIGLQSAITPALAAAFRGETQSRMVTLEDEERRLQGAHGSELIEIYAPVHQAKNGSILTVAQIHQMTDALDQVVGTARLQSWMAVIAAATVMYLLLAALIMPASNTLIAQKQQLQEKVSQLTNLLAEKEQVHERVARAAGGTTARYERSLHRIAVDLHDGPVQGIALAAMRLETLADMCRACSSAIGAKSTVADDFKRLQEALNSAQQDVRSLSKGLHLPNIEELSLADVARRVVRDYKRSSGMDVELTINNVPEDGPLPVKITLFRLLQESLANGFRHGGAVKQHIVLGTSDSLLQVVVRDEGKGFDTHATETEGHLGLEGMRERVEILGGTFYVWSAVGQGTVVRADIPLTGGEGA